TATAAGAAGTGGTAGAAAAGCTCCAGCAGGTACCTGTTTTTCCTTGACTAATAACAGGATTGCATTTAAGAGATATTTCATCTGTTATACTATAATCGGGATGTGTTTCTTGAGCATATCCTATAGATAAAAATAGAAACATGCAATTAATAAAAAAGAGTTTTTTCATTTTAGTTATATGATTTGTAGGCAATGAAGGTACAAGAAAATAGATAAAAAAGGAAAACTCAACTTAAAAAAATAAAGCGGCTATTACCAAAAAATTCTAAAGCTAATATTAGGAGTAATCCCTAGTGATAATATATCAGAATTGATCAACTGGTTATTAAGAGAATTTGTTGTTCTAAACTCTCGATTTAGTAAATTCTTTTTATTGTATAAATTTAAAACAGAAAGTCCAATTCTGTATTTTATATTGGGATTATATCCTATTTTAAAATTATAAATAGCAGAGAAATCTAACCTGTGATATTCTGGAAGATTATTACTATTAATCTCATCAAATTCTAAGATTACGATTTCACCACTTTCATCTACTCCAGATACATTAGTATAGGCTTTACCTGTATGCCAAATCCACCCCAGAGAGAACTGAAAATTATTAATTTTATAAAATTGAGACCATTTTACGGTATGTTCAATATTCCAATTACCAGGAAAAGATTCATTGTTATTAATGTCTTCAAATGTATTACGGGTATTGATATAAGAATAACTAACCCAGGTTTTGTAGTTTTTAAACCTTTTTTTTAGAAAAAGATCGATCCCAAAAATTCTACTTTCTCCTACATGGTGAACATTGTCTATGGGGTTAATAAAACCTGCGGTTAATGTAGTGATATCTTCGATTTGTTTATAATACCCATCGATATCCAGGTACCATTTGTTTTTTCTAAAACTGCTTCCCAATGTAAACTGATAACTGCTAATCACGGGAAATTGCTCATTGTTTGCCAATGTCCAAACTTGATTTTCAAGAGATAAGTCACTCACGACAGATTCTTGTATCTGACTGGTTGATTGACTTCTGTATTCTAGACTAGTATTGATTTCCCAGTTTTCGGTAATATATTTTTGAGCAAACACCCGAGGTTCGATATACGTTTTGTCGAGCTCTGCATAAAAATTGAAACGTAATCCAGCAGAAACATAAAAGTTTTTTGGATTATCGAATGTGTATTCTGCATATGCTGCATGTGTATTTAAAAAACGATCATCTTCATCCAGAATTAACTCATAACTTGGGGTTGCAGTAACAAAGGCATATCTAATCGTATTGTTGGATAATTGATAACCTCCAGAAATGTTTTGATATTTTGATAGTTCATAATTTAACCCAAGTTCTGCCCCATAATCCCCAACAGTATTTTTTTTACTTTCGATTTCGGTTATTGCTCCTAGATTTCTGGTGATGAACTGATAATTTAAAAGGTATTTGGTATAATACCCACTTACTTTGGTATTAAAAGTTTTACTGTATGTGTGACTCCATTTAAAATTATACCCTTCATTTTCTGTAGTAAGGTCATCATTAAAGGACTCGATAGCATCACTTCTTCTAAAATCTAAGTCATTTTTACTATAAATCGTGTTAATTTCAATTTTGTCATTATCTGAAGGCTGTAGAATTAAATTCGCATTATAATCTATATAGAAAAAATCGTTATTTTCATTATTAAGGGTAACGGTTTCGGCAATTTTAGTATTCTGAAAAACGCGATCAGAGAGTTGTTTATAGGTAAATGTTTCTAAAACATCGGTATATGATCTTCTTCCTGATACCTGAAGTGATATTTTGTCTCGTATGATAGGAATATGCGCTACTATATCTGCATTGATCATATTAAATCCGGCTCCACCAGAAAAACGTTCTGCAATTTGGTTTTCGGATTTAATATCTACAACTCCTGCAATTCTATCCCCATACTTGGCACTAACTCCACTTTTAGAAAAATTCACCTCTTTAGCTACATATGGGTTAAATGCAGATAGCATACCAAATAAATGTCCCTGATGGTAGGTTTTTATACCATTCCATAGTACCAGGTTTTGATTAGGAGAACTTCCTCTTACAAATAACCCAGAAGCAGTCTCAAAAGGATTGTTAACACCAGGAGTGAGTTGTATAGTTTGTAATATATCTGGCTCTGTACGCCCAGGAAGAATTTCTACATTATTTAAATCAATATGAATTATTTCTTTGTTTTGGGTAATTCCTTTGGCTAAATACTCCTGAATAAAAACTTCGTCCAAAATTTCTTCATGCGCATTGGTAAGATATATTTTAATACACTCGTCGGTTAAAAACGATTTAGAATTCAAAACCCTTTGGCGAAATCCCGGAGCGCTAATTAAAATAACCGAGTTGTATGGTACCTGATTACTTTTAAAATAACCCGTGTTATCGGTAGTTACATTAGTGCGATTAGCTTTAAAAAAAACTCCTATATCCTTAAGAGGCTTTTGCTCTTTATCTAAAATATATCCACAAACAGAAATAATATCTCTTTTATTTAAAACACTAATGGTAACGAAGTTTTCACCAGTGATTTTAAACTGTAGTTTCGTTTGTTGTTGTAGTTTTTTTATTAAATCTTCTAGAGAGAGTTGAGGATTTAGAGTTATAGAAATATTTTTATCCTTTATAAAAGTATCGATGTAAGAAAACTTAAGACTATAAAATGCTTCAATTATAGGGATTACTTCGGGGAGTGGTTTATTATTGATAGTAACAACTTTTGCTTCTTCCTGGGAAGAAACAGATATGCTACATAAGAAAATACATACACATAGAAGTCTTATCATTCTACTATTTTTCTAATACCACAGTCTTGCTATCTTTCGATACGCTATACTTCATGCCTAAGGTACTAAAAACTGTTCTAAGAGCAACTTCCTTATTATTATTAGGGAAAGTTCCTGTATATATAGTTTCGAGATTTATCTCTGTTGTTTTAATTTTTAAATCATATTGCTCTTCAAGCTCCTTAAATACGTATTTGATAGGTGTACTTCTAAACGAGCTTGTATTACTAAGCCAAGAAGGCTCTCTGATATCAAAAACCCAGCTTTCTGGCTCGGTGTTTTCAAGATTTCTATATCCTTTTCCTACTGTTAGGATTTTTTTATTTCCCTTATTAGTAACACTAACTTTACCTTCATAACAAGTAACTTCAAAAAAAGAATTTTGGGATTGCACATTAAATTGGGTTCCTAATACAGAAACTTCTCCGTTTTCAGTAGTAACAGTGAATTTACTTCCTTTTTTTACTTTAAAAAAGGCTTCTCCTTCTAAGGTTACCATTCTGTTTTCTTTCCAGTTTTCTTTGTCAAAACTTGCTAAAGATCTAGCATTTAGAATCATTTCTGATCCATCTGGTAATGTTACAGATAATTGTTCTCCAAAATTCGTACTGAAAGACTCATTGGGATTAAATAAAAAGATCCCCAGAATAATTGCAATCGAAGCGGCAACCGCAATATAAGGCCATAATTTTATAACCGAATTAGATTTTTCTTTTGCTGTATAACTCGATTTTGATTTTAAAGCAGAAAGTTCTTTTTCTACATCATAATCTTTTAGATTCAAAGCATCAGCGCCAGCCATTATTTTTACATAATACTCATACTCAGGGTGGGATTTAAACTCACGAAGTTCCTCTTCAGAAAGCTCTCCGCTAATCCACCTGGATAAGAATATATCATCTTTTTTATCGTCTAACATAACTTCGGCATATAATATGTGAACGTTTTATTTTTAAATTACCCTACCTCTTTGTATTAAAAAGTTTTTTAGGTTAACTAGATTTCCTTTAAATATTTCCTATTTTTCCTCTTAGTGTTAATAATGCTTTATGCATCAATTTTTCTATAGCTTTTACAGAAACATTCGATAGCTCTGCAATTTCTTTATATGTTTTTTTATCTATTCGACTTAGCAAAAACACTTCTCTTTGGCGTTCTGGTAAATCGGCAATTGCATTTTTTAATTTTTCCATATACTCTTTCTCAAGAGCGATAAATTCTGGGGACTCGTGGTTGACATCTGTTTTACGTTGTGTAATATAATCTCTGTATTTAAACTTTACTTTTTGATGTCGTGTAATGCTAATACCAAGATTGGTCGCGATAGTATAAACATAACTTTTGGCCTTATCTATAGATACTTTAGAACAATTATTCCAGAGTTTAATAAATGCATCCTGAACAATATCTTCTGCCTGTTCGAGATCTCCAAATTTGTAATAAATATAATTCCTCAAAAGTTTAGAATTACTCTTGAAGAACTTGTCAAAGACTTGCTCGTTACATGTAGAATTATTGTTGTCAGACATTTAGGGGAATAAAAATATATTTTCAAATCTAGATTTTTTTTTCAAGCTATCAAAGAATAAAAAATGAAAGTATGGGGGTAGGGTAATTTTTTTTTAAGCCGTTTCACTTTAAGAGAGGTTTAAAAAGCTTCTGAAGAAAATTTAGTAACCCCTAAAATTATTTACGATGAAAAAACTTGGTATTTGGTATACGTTAATACTTACACTTGTATTAGGATTTACCTCTTGTGAAACTGAAGATTTTAATAGTGATCCAGAGGTCGAGATTGTTATTGATAACAAAGAAGGAAGTGCGGTTTATAGTTTTGAAGCTAAGACAAGCGGGATTGACAATGGTGCACAGACGATTTGGTCTGTAGATGGAAATGATATTGAAGGAGAAGATGAAGAAAATATTATTAATCAGATCTTAGATTACCTGTTTGAGCCTGGTAAACATACCATTTGTGTTAGAATTATAACCGAACAAAGAACAATAGAAGCCTGCACTGATATAGAGGTAGAGGTAGACGAAAATAATCCTTGTCCCGATTTGTTTTTTAGAAGTAAGCATTATCAAGGACGATCTACTTATAAGTTTTATGCAAATTTTAGAGGAATTAATGAAGTGTCTTATGGATGGTATATTAATGATAGATTGGTAGAAGATTCTGCACCTGATGAAGATAATTATTTGATTTGGGATTTTAAAGAACCGGGAAGATATGAAGTGTGTATAAAAACAGAAACGCCAAATTGCCCAGAAGGAGTTTCTTATTGTAAAGTTATAGAAGTAGAAGAATCAAATTTGGTTTGCCCAGAAGTTTCTTTTACAAAAGAAACAGAACCAGGAACGGTAGGGACGTATACTTTTGGAGCCAAGATAGAAGGTGTAGATGAGGTAAGCCAAATACTATGGTATGTTGATGGAAAGGTTGTTGAATCACCAAAAAATGATCCACAGGCAGGAAATAGAACTCTTGTATATCAATTTAATTCTGGAGTTCATGAAGTGTGCTTAAAAGTGATTACACCAGATTGCCCAGAGGGAGTAAAATATTGTAAAGAGATAAGAGTAGGGGATTGTCCGGATCTGTTCTTTGAACCAGAGCGAGATGGCGATAAAGCTGCATATTATTTTTATCCTCGTGCATTCGAAGGAATCGATGACGTTACTCTAGAGTGGTTTGTTGACGGAAAATATGTAGGTAAATCACCAGAATTCCCTCATAACAACCCATTTTATCACGAATTTGATGGACCAGGGAGATATGAAGTGTGCTTAATGATAGAAACTCCAGAATGCCCTGGCGGAACATCATTCTGTAAGGTTATAGAATTTGAATAATTGCTTGATTTTCTATTCGTTTCTAATAAAAAGAATAGAATACAAAATATGATAAGTTAGTTAGGTTAGATTAATTAGGTTGATTCCCCGGGAGCGAGGCCATGCTTTTGGGGAATCTTTATTTATAGGATTAAGATGTAGTATGATTTTTAGTTCCTGAAAATAACTAATTGATCACAATGCTTAACATAAGAATTAGAAAGAACGACACATTAAGTAGAGTAGTTTTTATATTGTCTTCTAAATCATCCCATTTTGAGCGAAGTCACTTGTTTTTGATACATCTTCTTTTATCCAGAGAAAACTCCTTTAGATTTATATTTAATGTTCTAATAAGACCTAATTTGATCGAAGAATAGAAAGCCACAGAATGTAAAATGAGGGAATATCGTTGTAGATAATTTAGCAATTGTAATATTGATGTAAAAAAATAGGGATGAGATTTTATATCTCACCCCTATACATTATGTTAATAATTATCTGAAATATTGACTAGTTCAAATCCCAGAAAAGTTTTGTTTCTGCAAGATCACCACCTATTGCAGTAGAACCAGTGGTCCAATTAGTAGGATTTAAAGTCTGCTCAATAACAGGATATGTATATCTGTTTGGGAAGCCAGACTTAGGTTTGTCAGGAGTGGCTAATATTGGGAAATCTAAAAGTCTGATTGAAGTCCAGGCTTCTATACCTCTATTAAATAAGGCTATCCATTTTTGATTACCGATTACTTCTTTCCAAGGGGTTGTAGCAGTACTTGCAGCCAAAGCAGTATCGTAATCAACTTCTGGTTGAGCAAGATAGGTTAAGGCATCTGCATTTGTTCCTCCCCAACTTTCTATTGATTCTACTACAGCAATATCATAGTGACTTTTTGCTGTTCCGCCCACTGCAAAAGTTCTCGCAGCAGCTTCGGCCAATAAAAACTCAACTTCTGCATAATCTAAAATTATACCGGGAGTTGTAGCTGCTTCTACCTGAGCGGATACGTGAGAATGCGAATCATAATCCGAGGTCATACCAATACCTCCTCCAATATAGTTGCCAGTTCCAGGTACTTCTAAAAAGTATAAGGGTCTTCTGGGATCATTTAATGTATTCATCATATCTATAATTGTAACTGCAGCAACAAAATCATTTCTTCCACTCAAAACTAAATTATTATGAATAGGATTTGTGTTAGGAGCTGCTGCTAAATATGTGAAATTAGCATTATCGGCTCTACTGGTAAATACGCCACTTGTCACAGCATCTTCTACTGTAGTTCTAGCAAATGCATTATCTACATCAGATAGTAAAATACCCATTCTTAGTTTTAAGGAAGCAGCAAATTTTTTCCATAGCGATGTATCACCACTATAAATATTATCGGCTGCTCCAAAACTTCCTTTGCTCGTATCTAAGGCATCGATAGCAATAGAAAGTCTTCCTATAAGATCTTTATAAATCGTCTCACCATCATCATATACTGGTAATAAATCATCAATATCTAAAGCTTCTGTGTAGGGAACATTTCCAAAAGTTTCTACTAAGATACTATAGGTATAAACGGTTAATATTTCTATTACCTGAAGTTTATTGGCTTTAGTTTCAATATCAGCAGGTAGTGAATATTGCGTTTCTGCAATAATCTTTGCAGCTTCGTCAAAATCTTTTAAAACATCTTTATAAAGAACACTCCAATGTGTAGCAGGAATGGTTCTTGTTACTTGATCATATTGGCTTTCTTGTAAATATGTTGTTTCCTGTAAATATTGCGCCCAAAGCTTCGTGTTATTATTGTTCACGTTTAGATCGACCATTTGGTCAACCAAGTTCTTCTGTGCACCTGTAAATAAAGTTTCACCCGGAACAGAAGATGGATCTTTAATATTCTCATTCAGACTCTCGAGATTATCTGAACAAGATGCTATAATTACTGCTGTAATTAGAATTAATAATTTTTTCATCTTTGCTATTTTTTAAAATTGTAATTTTAAGTTGAAACCTATGTCTCTAGTTGTTGGTAAAGGTCCAGTAGAATATCCTTGTAAATTACCAGAGCTTAAACCTCCTTCAGGATCTTCATGAGGAATATTTTTATCAATAATCCAAAGATTAGAACCAATTACACTAAAAGATACATCACTTAAAAAGGTGCGGTCAATTATTTTTTTAGGAAAAGTATATGTTAGAGAAACTTCTCGTAATTTTATATAACTAGCGTCGTAAACGAAAGCCGAGTCAGGAAAACCTCCATCCGATCCAAAAAGAGTATATTCATCTCCTGGAAGTCTTGTGGTATTTGGAGAACCATCAGCGGTAACACCTGGATTAATAAAGCCTCCACCATCTGCTAAGGTGTTTCTTACAGGGTTTCCAAGATCATTTATAAAAGCAGTTTCAGCATATAAACCAGTACCTAAACCATAGTATTGATCCAAAGAGAATATATCTCCACCTTTCTGAATGTCAATTAAAAAGCTAAAAGCAATATTTTTATAGTTAAACTTATTAGAAATACCCATTAACCATTCTGGGTTTGTATCACCAATTACATTGTTAGATGCAGTAGTTTTTTCATAGTATCCATCAGCGTCAACAATTCTCTGACCATTTAAATAAGTATAATCAGTACCGTAAATAACTCCATAAGGTTGTCCTATAGTAGCATTTATTGTTATGCCTCCCTGAAAATCACCTAGTTGTAAGTTTTCGATACCGTCTTCTAAGGAAATTACTTTATTTTCATTTTTAGACCAGTTTACATTCACATCCCAGCTAAAGTTTTGTGTTTGTACAGGAGTTCCGTATACAGATAACTCAATACCTTTGTTTTCAATTTCTCCTGCATTTAATATTTTAGAAGTGTATCCTGTTCCTCTACTTACAGGTACTCCAAAAATTTGATCTATAGAGTTGTTTATATAATATGCGATGTCAAACCCAAGTCTACTTTGTAAAAGTTTCATCTCTAAACCAAGCTCTGTACTTGTTGTTCTTTCAGGTTTTAAATTTGGATTCTTTTTTACATTACCAACTGAAGTGCTTGCACTTCCAATAGGTGTATTTACAATATAGCTATCATATAAAAAGTCAAAAGGAGCACTGTTACCCACTTCTGCATAATTTGCTCTGATCTTACCGAATGAAATAATATCTGTATTTAAAAGATTAGAAAAAACAAAACTACCTGCAATGGATGGATAATAGAATGTACTATTATCTTTAGGTAGTGTTGAAGAATGATCTCTTCTTATTGTACCATCCAAAAATAACATGTTTTTATATCCTAAAGATACACTAGCATACACGCCGTCTACTCCAATTTTTTCATCTCTTTCAACTGGTAAAGGAAGAGGGCCTTTACTGTTTTGTAAAGAATATAACCTAGGTACACTCAATCCACCACTGGTAGATGCATAAATAGATTGAAAATGATTTCTTCTGATATTAGTTCCTAGAGTTCCTTTAATGTTAAATTCGTCGCTTAAATTTTTGTTGAAATTAAACATTAAATCATAGTTGGTCTCTGTGTTTTGAATATCTCTTCTTCCGTAACCAGAATCTACGTTACCTCTACTAACTCCAAAACGAGTAGGAACACTACCATTTGCTCTTCTTTCCTCTTGCAATTCAGAATATGTATCTGTAGCAACTCTACCGGTAATATCAAACCAATCTGTTACTTTGTAATTTAAAGAAACGTTACCTAAGAAACGATTTCTCGTATCGGTTTGGTAATTTTCATATCGTTTCCAATATGGGTTATCCCAATAAATAGGAGCAGAACCTGCATTAGCAGAGGCGGGGTTCCAAGTTACATTTCTTCTTGTAGCAAAATAGATGTTTTCTTGTTGTTTTAGATCAACATTGGTTTGCCACCATTGTTTAAACATACTGGTGATATTATCGTTATACCCTGTAGAGTTACGACCTAAACCATCTGTTTTGATATAATTTGCATAACCTGTGGCTGTTAATTTATCACTAAGTTTAAAGCTTCCGCTCATAGAAAAATTATGCTTCTTTATAGAGCTGTTAGGCATTATCCCAGTTTGATCAAACTTAGTATAATTTAACCTATAAGAACCTTGATCAGTTCCTTTATCAAATGATAGAGAATTTATAATGGTTATTGGAGTTTCGAAAAAGGTAATAGGGCCATTCTTTGCATTTACCCAAGGAGTAGCTATTCTATAATTAGGAGAATCGGGATCTAAAGCATCCCATTGGTATACTAATAAGCTAGAATCAAACGGAGATCCATAAGAAGCATCATGGCTATATCTAACTGTTCTATCATCTGCTGTACCATCACCAAGAATGTCTCGTTGATAAAAACCTGAACTATAACCTGCACCATATTGCGTTTGATATTTTGCAAATGTACTTTTATCAATAGATCCAAATGTCATTCCAGAACTTACAGTGATACCTAATCCCTTAGATTTCCCTCCTTTTTTAGTAGTAATCATAATTACTCCATTTGCGGCTCTTGACCCATAAAGGGCAGATGCAGCTGCTCCTTTTAAAACATTTATAGATTCTATATCTTCAGGATTAATATCTGATGCTGCATTTCCATAATCATAATACCCACCTCGAGCATTTGCCTGACCTACAGAATTACTATTTGTATTATTGATAGGAACCCCATCAATGACAAATAAAGCCTGATTACTTCCTGTTAAAGAAGCGTTACCTCTAATAACAACATTGGTAGATCCTCCTAAGTTATTATTTCTTTTAATTTGAAGACCAGAAGCTTTACCAGAAAGAGAGTTTACAAAATTTGCAGTCTTCACTCTGTTTAAATCTTCTCCGTCAACCTCTTGTGTAGAATATCCCAGAGATTTTTTATCTCTAGAAATACCAAGTGCAGTAACTACTATTTCTTCTAATTGAGAAGCGGTGACTTCTAATTGTACATTAATAGTTTTTTGGGTACCGACAACAACTTCTTGATCGGCAAAACCAAGATAACTGAATACAAGAGTACTCCCTTCTGAAGCTTGTAACGAATACATCCCATCAAAGTCTGTTTGAGTTCCACTGTTGCTGCCCTTTACGATAATGTTTACACCAGGTAAAGGTGTGCCACCATCGTCTGTGACCTTACCTGTAATAGGGGTCTCTTGCGCAACAGAAAATTGCGTCACTAATACTGTTAAAAGTATTAGCATGTTTTTAGTTAATAATTTCATTATTGCATGTTAATTTTTGTTAGTAAGCAAGGTTATTAAGAATATTTAGAGGAGAATAGTGATAGTAATTTTTTAACAAAAGATTAACCTCAAATTTGTAAGGGTAATTATTTGAAACGACTAAATAAGATTTTTATCTATTTGTGAAGAAATTTTAGATCGTTTTAAACTCTATAACTTTATAGAACGATGAATATCGAATATTGTGATTTAAGACCCAATGTTTTTTTATAATAATACAGGTAAATTAAAATTTATCGAGTTGTTTTATTATTTTTAAATATGTTAGATGTATTTAGATAGTCTTTTGATTCTAATTTTATTTTATATACATTCATCCATATTAAATAGAGAAATGGGGTAGGGTAAATGAGTTTGTAAACGTTATAAATATATCTAGAACAGTTTAATATTGAATAAATTAAGTACATATTGCAAAGGTTTTATACTCGCATTGGTAATGTTTACATACTCTTGTGTAAATGATGACTCTTTTTTTCCTGATAGTATAGATGCTAAGATTACATCTACAACAACAATAGTATCTATCCTTAATGATATAAAAACAAGAAATTCGATAGTAAACGAAGAAGATCTGTGTTTTACTTTTAAATACCCATTAATATTTGGATATAATACAGATTCGACCATACGAGTTGATGACTATCAAGGGTTACTTGGAGTAATTTCTGGACAAAGCGCAAATTTTAATATAACCGGGCTGCAATTTCCTGTTCAGATCATGTTTAAAGGAGCCAATAGTACAATTCTTGTAGAGAATGAAGATACTTTGATTAATGTGCTTAGAGAATGTGAGATAAAAACGTTTAGAGACGTTTTTAATCATTTATATAGGCAATGTTTTAAGTTTGAATATCCTATTGTTCTAAACGATAAAGACAATAAAGAAGTAGATATTGATACAGAGGAAAGCTTTAGTCGTTTTCTTGTAGATCAAGGTGCTAATTATCAACCAGATTTTAAGTTTCCAATATCGATATTAGTTACTCCTGACCTTAAACCGACACGGATATCAACATATTATGAATTTTATGAAATTATAAATAATTGCATTGGATGTCCTGCAATACGATTTGAAATCCAACCTTTACAAGAGAATGAGTATAGGTTTATTCCAGATATTGAGATTATGGAAGGATATCAATTGTTTTTCAAAATCAATGGAGAAGTGATTACCGATCAGGTTATTGATGGAAACCCATTTACAAGACAATTCACCCCAGGAACATATGAAACGTGTATAAAAGTAATTACGACTAACTGTCTTAAAGGAACAATTGCTTGTAAAGAAATTGTAGTAGAGCCTATTTGTCCCGTTGTTACATTTACTAATGAACGGGTTACAGGTACAAATACATATAAATTTAACCCCTCTGTTACGGGAGTGAGTAATGATGTTACTATAGGTTGGTATGTAAATGAAGTTTTTATCGAAAACTCATTGTTAAGTGCCGGGATAGTAGAACTAGATTTGGATCAAGGTACAAATAATGTATGTGCAAAAGTGATAACTCCAAATTGCCCCAATGGGCAAAAGTTTTGTGATGAAGTAGTTGTTCCCTAACTACCTTTTATAGTGTTAATGACAGAGCGTTAAATAGTATATGTCTTAACTTTAAAATCCTTTTCTTTTATCGAGTATAGAACACGATATTTTTGATAATTTTGCGATAAACAAAATGAAGTCATGAAATATCACACCAGAAAAATTGTAAAACCAGGCGATTTAAATTCTAATGAGACGTTATTTGGAGGTAGATTATTAGAATGGATAGATGAAGAAGCGGCATTGTATGCAATTATACAATTACAAAATAGAAGGGTAGTGACCAAATTTATGTCTGAAATCAATTTTGTAAGCTCTGCGGTACAAGGTGATATTATTGAAATAGGAATGGATGTCGTGAAATTTGGAAATACTTCTTTAATTCTTAAATGTGAAGTGAGGAATAAATTAACACGCAAAACAATTATTAAGGTAGAAAATATAACGGTGGTTAATCTTGATGTCAATGGAAAACCAGTGTCACACGGTAAAACTAAGGTTGTACACGAAAAAAAAGAACTACCTCAGAACTAGTTTTTTGACTAATACTTTACCTAATTCATCATTGAGGTTGTCTATTATTTTTTGTCTGCCATAACTAAGTTCTTCTCTTAATACAGATGATGTAAGTTCTACATACACAGTTTCTCTTTCAAGTTTAATATTTCGAGTATACTTTGTTATTGCAGGGCCCATTATT
The sequence above is a segment of the Aquimarina spinulae genome. Coding sequences within it:
- a CDS encoding TonB-dependent receptor domain-containing protein, coding for MIRLLCVCIFLCSISVSSQEEAKVVTINNKPLPEVIPIIEAFYSLKFSYIDTFIKDKNISITLNPQLSLEDLIKKLQQQTKLQFKITGENFVTISVLNKRDIISVCGYILDKEQKPLKDIGVFFKANRTNVTTDNTGYFKSNQVPYNSVILISAPGFRQRVLNSKSFLTDECIKIYLTNAHEEILDEVFIQEYLAKGITQNKEIIHIDLNNVEILPGRTEPDILQTIQLTPGVNNPFETASGLFVRGSSPNQNLVLWNGIKTYHQGHLFGMLSAFNPYVAKEVNFSKSGVSAKYGDRIAGVVDIKSENQIAERFSGGAGFNMINADIVAHIPIIRDKISLQVSGRRSYTDVLETFTYKQLSDRVFQNTKIAETVTLNNENNDFFYIDYNANLILQPSDNDKIEINTIYSKNDLDFRRSDAIESFNDDLTTENEGYNFKWSHTYSKTFNTKVSGYYTKYLLNYQFITRNLGAITEIESKKNTVGDYGAELGLNYELSKYQNISGGYQLSNNTIRYAFVTATPSYELILDEDDRFLNTHAAYAEYTFDNPKNFYVSAGLRFNFYAELDKTYIEPRVFAQKYITENWEINTSLEYRSQSTSQIQESVVSDLSLENQVWTLANNEQFPVISSYQFTLGSSFRKNKWYLDIDGYYKQIEDITTLTAGFINPIDNVHHVGESRIFGIDLFLKKRFKNYKTWVSYSYINTRNTFEDINNNESFPGNWNIEHTVKWSQFYKINNFQFSLGWIWHTGKAYTNVSGVDESGEIVILEFDEINSNNLPEYHRLDFSAIYNFKIGYNPNIKYRIGLSVLNLYNKKNLLNREFRTTNSLNNQLINSDILSLGITPNISFRIFW
- a CDS encoding FecR family protein, coding for MLDDKKDDIFLSRWISGELSEEELREFKSHPEYEYYVKIMAGADALNLKDYDVEKELSALKSKSSYTAKEKSNSVIKLWPYIAVAASIAIILGIFLFNPNESFSTNFGEQLSVTLPDGSEMILNARSLASFDKENWKENRMVTLEGEAFFKVKKGSKFTVTTENGEVSVLGTQFNVQSQNSFFEVTCYEGKVSVTNKGNKKILTVGKGYRNLENTEPESWVFDIREPSWLSNTSSFRSTPIKYVFKELEEQYDLKIKTTEINLETIYTGTFPNNNKEVALRTVFSTLGMKYSVSKDSKTVVLEK
- a CDS encoding RNA polymerase sigma factor, whose translation is MRNYIYYKFGDLEQAEDIVQDAFIKLWNNCSKVSIDKAKSYVYTIATNLGISITRHQKVKFKYRDYITQRKTDVNHESPEFIALEKEYMEKLKNAIADLPERQREVFLLSRIDKKTYKEIAELSNVSVKAIEKLMHKALLTLRGKIGNI
- a CDS encoding SusD/RagB family nutrient-binding outer membrane lipoprotein translates to MKKLLILITAVIIASCSDNLESLNENIKDPSSVPGETLFTGAQKNLVDQMVDLNVNNNNTKLWAQYLQETTYLQESQYDQVTRTIPATHWSVLYKDVLKDFDEAAKIIAETQYSLPADIETKANKLQVIEILTVYTYSILVETFGNVPYTEALDIDDLLPVYDDGETIYKDLIGRLSIAIDALDTSKGSFGAADNIYSGDTSLWKKFAASLKLRMGILLSDVDNAFARTTVEDAVTSGVFTSRADNANFTYLAAAPNTNPIHNNLVLSGRNDFVAAVTIIDMMNTLNDPRRPLYFLEVPGTGNYIGGGIGMTSDYDSHSHVSAQVEAATTPGIILDYAEVEFLLAEAAARTFAVGGTAKSHYDIAVVESIESWGGTNADALTYLAQPEVDYDTALAASTATTPWKEVIGNQKWIALFNRGIEAWTSIRLLDFPILATPDKPKSGFPNRYTYPVIEQTLNPTNWTTGSTAIGGDLAETKLFWDLN